From the Archaeoglobus neptunius genome, the window TTGTTTTTTCCGGATCCTTCAGGTAGGTGTCGGTGAGCCAGGGGGCCCTGACCACTATCTCGCCCATGTCCTTCTCATCGGGTTTGACGTCTGTGAAGTCGTCGTGGATGACTCTGACGTATACAAGAATGCCAGGAAATCCCGTTTTGACGGTGTACTCAATTCTCTCCTCCTCATCCAGACTCAAATGGGGAAGAAAAACGGTAGCGGCAATAGCAGGACATGTTTCAGAAAGTCCGTAGCCTGAAATAACCCGCACACCCTTCTCCTGAGCCTTCAAAATCAGCTTCTCTGTGAGTTTTGCTCCTCCCACCTCGACCTTCCACCCCGAAAGTTTCTCTTCTTCTGGCAAGGCATCAAGGATCGTTTGCAGGACAGTTGGAACGCAGTGGCTGATTGTCACCCCCTCCTTTTTTATAAGATGTATGATTTTCTTTGGATCATATCTTCCCGGATAAACCTGCTTGATACCCAAAACAGTCGCAATATACGGTTTGCCCCACGCATGGACGTGGAACATAGGTGTGAGTGGCATGTAAACGTCATCGGGCATCAAACGGGCAGGGGTGTTTCGG encodes:
- a CDS encoding AMP-binding protein; translated protein: FVPLVESIADKLETVKSYVIMTDDTMPETKLTDIEYEEMLRKASPDYEFPDFDENTMATLFYTSGTTGRPKGVWFTHRKLVLHTLGAGLNFAGRNTPARLMPDDVYMPLTPMFHVHAWGKPYIATVLGIKQVYPGRYDPKKIIHLIKKEGVTISHCVPTVLQTILDALPEEEKLSGWKVEVGGAKLTEKLILKAQEKGVRVISGYGLSETCPAIAATVFLPHLSLDEEERIEYTVKTGFPGILVYVRVIHDDFTDVKPDEKDMGEIVVRAPWLTDTYLKDPEKT